One window of the Pararge aegeria chromosome 22, ilParAegt1.1, whole genome shotgun sequence genome contains the following:
- the LOC120633996 gene encoding uncharacterized protein LOC120633996 codes for MSLIEKADLSGEILLTIIDFERHFEVLSFCVFIKITKDRLEIVNNLLEQVVLTKNRKNTLNIRDIKSFKNQNDNLYGKFQIINESIIRSLATSNDLIGEVCDEINKVYKFQILKALFTTFVYIIITIWSSIYYIRTSDVSNTLPRIVLISLFDIMSVCVMSYTCEVILLKRKSTKILVNELIMDYDLTRQMRIQAKAFMELIEVWPLQISAYDMFTIDIKLILKFISVSTTYLIVIIQVSHFL; via the coding sequence ATGAGTTTAATTGAAAAAGCTGATTTGTCGGGTGAAATATTACTAACAATAATTGACTTCGAACGTCATTTTGAAGTGTTATCATTTTGTGTGTTTATCAAAATAACAAAGGATCGCTTAGAAATAGTAAACAATCTGTTAGAACAGGTTGTTTTGACAAAAAATCGTAAAAACACTTTGAATATACGAGACATTAAGAGTTTCAAGAATCAGAATGACAATTTATAtggaaaatttcaaataattaacGAATCTATAATTCGCAGTTTAGCTACTAGTAACGATTTAATCGGTGAAGTATGTgatgaaattaataaagtttacaaATTCCAAATACTTAAGGCGTTGTTCACTACATTTGTATACATCATAATCACTATATGGTCATCAATTTACTATATACGAACTTCCGACGTTTCCAATACTTTACCCCGTATTGTGTTAATATCTTTGTTTGATATCATGTCAGTTTGTGTTATGTCTTACACGTGTGAAGTTATCCTTCTGAAGCGCAAGTCCACTAAGATCTTAGTGAACGAACTTATCATGGACTACGACCTTACTAGACAAATGCGTATCCAGGCGAAAGCGTTCATGGAACTAATTGAAGTGTGGCCATTACAGATATCTGCGTACGACATGTTTACTATAGAcattaagttaatattaaagtttataagcGTTTCGACAACATATCTGATAGTTATAATTCAAGTGTCACATTTTCTCTAA